One window of the Babesia microti strain RI chromosome IV, complete genome genome contains the following:
- a CDS encoding conserved Plasmodium protein, unknown function (overlaps_old_locusTagID:BBM_III09460): MAFRLSRQLFKSIPIPQFTTNRLDRRMNAAELDRCYYYYANLAIIFVTFLPIAYMKKVNYWSCEENQRLSYILDYHNRRRLQPNDENLFAKS, translated from the exons ATGGCGTTTCGCCTGTCTAgacaattgtttaaatcCATACCAATTCCACAATTTACCACAAATAGACTAGATAGGAGA ATGAATGCTGCAGAATTGGATCGATGCTACTATTACTATGCAAATTTGGCAATCATTTTTGTAACTTTCCTGCCTATTGCTTACATGAAAAAG GTTAATTACTGGTCATGTGAAGAGAACCAGAGATTGTCGTACATTTTAGACTATCACAACAGGAGGCGATTGCAGCCGAacgatgaaaatttgtttgcAAAATCttga
- a CDS encoding tubulin alpha (overlaps_old_locusTagID:BBM_III09455) has product MREIISIHVGQAGIQLGNSCWELFCLEHEIQPDGHINSSNITTYNDDSFTTFFSETNSGKHVPRSIFVDLEPTVLDEIKCGNYQKLFHPEQMISGTEDAANNFARGRYTVGKDMAEICVEKIRKLAENCSGLQGFLMFNAVGGGTGSGLGCLLLERLSAEYGKKSKLNFCCWPSPRVSTTVVEPYNAVLSTHSLLEHTDVTVMLDNEAIYDICTHNLNIERPNYTNLNRLIAQVISSLTASLRFEGALNVDITEFQTNLVPYPRIHFMLSSYAPVISAERAFHEQLSVAEITNWAFEPNNMMVKCDPRNGKYMACCLMYRGDVVPKDVNAAVATIKTRKSIKFVDWCPTGFKCGINYQPPTVVPGGNLAKVMRAVCMISNSTAISEVFSRMNKKFDLMYSKRAFVHWYVGEGMEEGEFNEAREDLATLENDYEEVGLDSCNSISGDSFGAEY; this is encoded by the exons ATGAGAGAAATAATAAGTATACACGTTGGTCAAGCGGGAATACAATTGGGAAACTCGTGTTG GGAACTATTCTGTCTAGAACATGAAATTCAACCAGATGGACACATAAATTCGTCAAATATAACCACCTATAATGATGATTCCTTTACAACTTTCTTCAGTGAAACAAACTCAGGAAAACACGTACCTCGATCGATATTTGTAGATTTAGAACCAACAGTTCTGgatgaaataaaatgtgGCAATTATcagaaattatttcatccTGAACAGATGATTTCTGGCACAGAAGATGCCGCAAACAACTTTGCTCGTGGACGATACACAGTGGGAAAGGATATGGCAGAGATTTGTGTGGAAAAAATTCGCAAATTGGCTGAAAATTGCAGTGGTTTACAGGGGTTTTTGATGTTTAATGCGGTTGGCGGTGGTACTGGTAGTGGTTTAGGATGTTTATTGTTGGAGAGATTATCAGCGGAATATGGTAAAAAATCCAAGCTAAATTTCTGTTGTTGGCCATCACCAAGAGTATCAACTACAGTCGTTGAACCATACAATGCTGTTTTATCAACGCATTCGCTTCTGGAACACACGGATGTGACTGTTATGCTTGACAATGAAGCTATTTATGACATTTGCACGCACAATCTCAATATCGAGCGGCCCAATTATACTAATCTAAACAGATTGATAGCACAA GTAATATCATCACTAACAGCATCACTGAGATTTGAAGGGGCGCTAAATGTTGATATAACTGAATTTCAAACCAACCTTGTTCCATACCCAAGAATACACTTCATGCTATCATCATACGCGCCTGTAATTAGTGCTGAAAGGGCGTTTCATGAACAATTATCGGTAGCTGAAATTACAAACTGGGCGTTTGAACCAAATAATATGATGGTTAAATGCGACCCAAGGAATGGAAAGTACATGGCATGCTGTCTAATGTACAG ggGCGATGTAGTACCGAAAGATGTAAATGCAGCAGTTGCTACTATTAAAACTAGGAAATCAATCAAATTTGTGGATTGGTGTCCCACTG GATTCAAGTGTGGGATAAATTACCAGCCGCCAACTGTTGTGCCAGGGGGCAACTTGGCAAAAGTAATGCGCGCAGTTTGTATGATCAGCAATAGCACGGCAATAAGTGAAGTATTTAGTCGGAtgaacaaaaaatttgatttgaTGTACAGTAAGAGAGCGTTTGTTCATTGGTATGTGGGAGAAGGGATGGAGGAAGGCGAGTTTAATGAGGCCAGGGAAGATCTGGCGACGCTAGAAAATGATTACGAAGAGGTTGGACTGGATAGTTGCAATTCCATATCCGGTGACAGTTTCGGTGCTGAATACTGA